In Melitaea cinxia chromosome 4, ilMelCinx1.1, whole genome shotgun sequence, a single genomic region encodes these proteins:
- the LOC123669971 gene encoding uncharacterized protein LOC123669971, with protein sequence MQRILGTLIAGAWVLFATANLTLNPVNNENGILLLKQGLVLKQIDTFSLACVYNITYLHEVTIKILALYVSTKEAEDRSLLGSKDVRYQTYKNQIEASLSLINKKIMFIAPHSTRVRRGIINGLGSVVKAITGNLDYEDAIKFENEISNLRNSVYKIQNSQKQSLFLAENTIKEFSKQIQIIKENEEKLVNLLKNATISNNLVINHMNFLDLYIQINFSLEFLLNKLLVLEDAMTFAQIGIMHPSIIAPHNLIAEIQNMQKSNRNKAVDSISIKNIHSIEKSISVKAYSTEHALKFILEIPSVDPNVFELLHIYSIPDKQNLTIIPKSKYLVLGSEEYSYLEDSCKKITQDTHLCATLNTQPVDKSEDCVISLIKHQKANCTRAKMNLKQQKIQKIEENKWLIILQHDEILRIHCGSKTTYKRISGIQIVSITSDCQLEISNKILRANSDTITIDEIIPLPSTPIIPEEKIHYNLQLEDISLDSIHELMERAEDIPNEDGINWQVMMATPSWPTIGIYIICAGIICWKLYLWRQSRSKTYKTAEPAVRQNSCSEDATGSCKMRFQLKEGGVTRPIDATGSSCNNGC encoded by the coding sequence CTCAAACAGATTGATACTTTTAGTCTGGCTTGTGTCTATAATATCACTTACCTTCATGAGGTTACTATAAAAATTCTAGCACTATATGTTAGCACGAAAGAAGCAGAGGATAGGTCGTTATTAGGTAGTAAGGATGTACGTTATCAAACATACAAGAACCAGATAGAAGCTagtttaagtttaataaataagaaaattatgtttatagcaCCGCATTCAACTAGAGTTAGGCGTGGTATAATAAATGGGTTAGGATCTGTGGTTAAAGCAATTACAGGAAATTTAGACTACGAAGATgcgattaaatttgaaaatgaaatatcaaACTTACGAAATTcagtatataaaattcaaaattctcagaaacaatctttatttttagcggaaaatacaattaaagaatttagcaaacaaatacaaattattaaagaaaatgagGAAAAATTAGTAAACCTGTTGAAAAATGCCAcgattagtaataatttagtaattaatcaTATGAACTTTTTAGATTTatacattcaaataaattttagtttagaGTTCCTATTAAATAAGCTTTTAGTTCTAGAAGATGCAATGACCTTTGCTCAGATAGGTATAATGCACCCAAGTATAATAGCTCCACATAATTTAATAGCTGAGATTCAGAACATGCAAAAGTCAAATAGAAATAAAGCAGTAGATAGCATAAgcatcaaaaatatacatagtataGAAAAGTCAATTAGTGTAAAAGCTTATAGCACAGAGCACGCATTAAAATTTATCCTGGAAATACCCTCCGTTGATCCAAACGTTTTTGAGCTTCTCCATATCTATTCCATCCCAGATAAGcaaaatttaactattattCCCAAATCCAAATACCTAGTACTGGGTAGCGAGGAGTACTCTTACCTGGAGGACAGCTGCAAGAAGATCACGCAAGACACCCATCTCTGCGCGACACTGAACACCCAACCCGTAGATAAATCTGAAGACTGCGTTATATCACTCATCAAACATCAAAAAGCAAACTGTACAAGAGCGAAAATGAATCTCAAGCAACAGAAAATACAGAAAATAGAAGAAAACAAATGGCTAATAATTCTGCAACACGATGAAATTTTAAGAATTCATTGTGGTTCAAAAACAACATACAAAAGGATATCCGGTATTCAAATAGTCAGCATCACAAGTGACTGTCAATtggaaatatcaaataaaatattgagagCAAATTCTGACACAATAACAATAGATGAAATCATTCCATTACCAAGTACTCCAATCATACCAGAGGAAAAGATACATTATAACCTTCAGCTCGAAGACATCTCACTGGACAGTATCCATGAGTTGATGGAACGTGCAGAAGACATCCCAAACGAAGATGGCATTAATTGGCAAGTTATGATGGCTACCCCGAGTTGGCCCACCATCGGAATATACATCATCTGCGCTGGGATTATATGCTGGAAATTATATCTATGGAGGCAAAGCCGAAGTAAAACATACAAGACGGCGGAACCTGCAGTCAGACAGAACAGTTGCAGCGAGGATGCTACAGGAAGCTGCAAAATGCGCTTCCAGCTTAAGGAGGGAGGAGTTACGCGACCCATCGACGCCACCGGCTCAAGTTGTAACAATGGCTGCTGA